From the genome of Scytonema hofmannii PCC 7110, one region includes:
- a CDS encoding DEAD/DEAH box helicase: MKKLREHPWKISYSSNTHNTIADFYIPALESAVQYDRKSGFFSSAILSKVARGLGAMLHNQGRMRLIMGCQFTAEDLQAIQQGYALRDALLTRLDAELTPPENLVQLKHFEILSWLIQNQYLDIKIAIPLKENRTPEVSEEQLDPQHIFHEKVGIFTDNSGDLLAFNGSNNESIGGWERNVESFHVYCSWEGGRELDRVNEEVVRFEQLWYNLAPNVRIFEVPEAVQKKLLRYTPASKPTWNIQTEFDNRPLTQSEPDTPEFTPTSELGTPVISPEAREEERLTFNQLANIYENSGCLDFCLKSIPIKPWPHQIKILRCVAEKFPQSYLIADEVGLGKTIETGLVLRYLLLAKKVQRVLILAPASVQPQWQEELREKFNLHFWSYTSTEFKDPYKHTISAATNPWNTQNLILASSHLVRRTERMRQLLEAEPWDLVVLDEAHHARRKSPQDRKETPNRLLELMQQLKENTKSLLLLSATPMQIDAIEIFDLLHLLGLQGHWSYGDNFCHYFSSLQGSAKREVLDFWQAMCKDYFLHGGQPCSRLTHFLTKNESLQDGFAGRALAYKLRDTWQQGQKILNHKQLVADEAFITASRQYLTVNTPLKDLMFRHTRDTLRQYYRKGLLERDIATRVVQDNAISLEAQREVPLYKAVSDYVRHFYKLAQQDKRSCLGFLMTLYRKRLTSSFSAIKSSLQRRLDFLLTQQGSILTNDDLADLDDADDTVITGMESYFEQVDPQEIQYLEDLLSQFENTGEDTKLSQFLKILRQELTERESAIVFTQYTDTMDYLRDALSLLYGGQVACYSGRGGELYQNGKWFVVPKEEIKRQFRNEEIKILLCTESASEGLNLQNCGVLINYDLPWNPMRVEQRIGRIDRIGQRYPTVQIHNFYYDGTVEAKVYRKLRERINAFATVVGNLQPILAQVPTFIEQAAMSADPEEEDVLMSEFDSVLEKPPLRPAMEEMVAMDLEADLAEIQKPVPPAPFTPETVEQLFTTSVILRACGAKFENKGDRIWYLTYKGQDYTVTFYPSVFDETPSMRLMTFGDPIFETLLQLGQS, translated from the coding sequence TTGAAAAAACTTCGCGAACATCCTTGGAAAATTAGCTATTCTAGCAATACTCACAATACCATTGCTGACTTCTACATACCAGCGCTAGAGTCCGCTGTTCAATATGACCGCAAATCTGGCTTTTTCAGCAGTGCTATTCTGAGTAAAGTCGCTCGTGGTTTGGGTGCAATGCTGCACAATCAAGGGCGAATGCGGTTAATTATGGGATGTCAGTTTACTGCTGAAGATTTACAAGCTATTCAGCAAGGATATGCTCTGAGAGATGCTTTATTAACCCGTCTTGATGCTGAATTAACACCACCAGAAAACTTAGTTCAACTCAAACATTTTGAAATTCTAAGTTGGTTGATTCAAAATCAATATTTAGATATTAAAATTGCTATTCCCTTAAAAGAAAATAGAACTCCAGAAGTCAGTGAAGAACAACTAGATCCACAGCATATCTTTCATGAAAAAGTGGGAATTTTTACTGATAATAGTGGCGATCTCCTAGCTTTTAACGGTTCCAATAATGAATCTATTGGCGGTTGGGAAAGAAATGTAGAATCTTTTCACGTTTATTGTTCTTGGGAAGGTGGACGAGAACTCGATAGAGTCAATGAAGAAGTTGTGAGATTTGAGCAACTTTGGTACAACTTAGCACCTAATGTGCGAATATTTGAAGTTCCAGAAGCGGTACAGAAAAAGCTGTTACGTTACACCCCAGCCTCAAAACCAACTTGGAACATTCAAACAGAATTTGACAATCGACCTCTCACCCAATCGGAACCAGATACACCAGAGTTTACACCCACATCCGAACTAGGAACTCCTGTTATCTCTCCAGAAGCAAGAGAAGAAGAACGCCTTACCTTTAACCAACTAGCGAACATTTACGAAAACTCTGGTTGCTTGGATTTCTGTCTTAAATCAATTCCCATCAAACCCTGGCCTCACCAAATTAAAATTCTACGCTGTGTTGCCGAAAAATTTCCTCAAAGTTATTTGATAGCCGACGAAGTTGGATTGGGAAAGACCATTGAAACCGGGTTAGTTCTGCGTTATTTACTGCTAGCTAAAAAGGTGCAAAGGGTACTTATTCTTGCTCCTGCTAGCGTTCAACCACAATGGCAAGAAGAATTGCGGGAGAAATTTAATCTCCATTTTTGGAGTTATACCTCTACTGAATTTAAAGACCCCTACAAGCATACCATCTCAGCAGCAACTAACCCTTGGAATACTCAAAATTTAATCCTTGCTTCTTCTCACTTGGTAAGAAGAACAGAGAGAATGCGTCAGCTTTTAGAAGCAGAACCTTGGGATTTAGTTGTATTAGACGAAGCACACCATGCTAGACGTAAAAGCCCGCAAGACAGGAAGGAAACACCCAACCGCTTGTTGGAGTTAATGCAGCAACTGAAAGAGAACACCAAATCCTTACTTCTCCTGTCAGCAACTCCAATGCAAATTGACGCCATAGAAATTTTCGACTTACTACATTTGTTGGGACTGCAAGGACATTGGAGTTACGGCGACAATTTCTGTCATTATTTTTCCTCTCTACAAGGGAGTGCAAAACGCGAGGTGCTTGACTTTTGGCAAGCCATGTGCAAGGATTACTTTCTGCACGGGGGACAACCCTGTTCTAGATTAACGCACTTCCTAACTAAGAACGAATCCCTACAGGATGGCTTCGCTGGACGCGCCCTTGCATACAAACTACGAGACACTTGGCAACAAGGTCAGAAAATCCTCAATCACAAACAGTTAGTAGCAGATGAAGCTTTCATCACCGCCTCACGCCAGTACTTGACGGTGAACACACCCCTAAAAGATTTGATGTTTCGTCACACCCGCGATACCCTGAGACAATACTATCGTAAAGGACTTCTAGAACGGGATATTGCGACTAGAGTTGTGCAAGATAATGCCATTTCTTTGGAAGCGCAGCGAGAAGTTCCTCTTTACAAAGCTGTCAGCGACTACGTGCGTCATTTCTACAAACTCGCACAGCAAGACAAACGTTCCTGCTTGGGTTTTTTGATGACTTTGTACCGCAAGCGATTAACTAGTTCCTTTTCTGCCATTAAATCATCCTTACAACGTCGTTTGGACTTTTTACTGACCCAACAGGGAAGCATTTTAACTAACGACGATTTAGCTGATTTAGATGATGCAGATGATACCGTAATTACCGGGATGGAATCCTATTTTGAACAAGTAGACCCACAAGAGATTCAATATCTTGAAGATTTGTTAAGTCAGTTTGAAAACACTGGAGAAGATACCAAGCTTTCCCAATTTCTTAAAATTTTGCGCCAAGAATTAACAGAGCGAGAAAGCGCCATCGTTTTCACTCAGTACACTGATACAATGGATTACCTGCGGGATGCTTTGAGTTTATTGTACGGTGGGCAAGTCGCTTGTTACTCTGGTCGTGGTGGCGAACTTTACCAAAATGGTAAATGGTTTGTAGTTCCTAAAGAAGAAATTAAACGGCAATTCCGTAATGAAGAAATCAAGATTCTTCTCTGCACTGAATCAGCTTCAGAAGGCTTAAACTTGCAAAATTGTGGAGTGTTAATCAATTACGATCTGCCCTGGAATCCCATGCGAGTTGAACAGCGCATTGGGAGGATTGACCGTATTGGGCAAAGATACCCAACAGTGCAAATTCACAACTTTTATTATGACGGGACTGTAGAGGCGAAAGTTTATAGAAAATTGCGCGAACGCATCAATGCTTTTGCTACGGTAGTAGGCAATCTTCAACCAATCCTAGCGCAAGTTCCAACCTTTATTGAACAAGCAGCAATGAGTGCTGACCCAGAAGAAGAGGACGTTTTAATGTCTGAGTTTGATTCAGTCCTAGAAAAACCTCCACTGCGTCCAGCAATGGAAGAAATGGTAGCAATGGATTTAGAAGCTGACTTAGCAG
- a CDS encoding type II toxin-antitoxin system VapC family toxin gives MYLLDTNICIALLNDNPKVVSTFNRFFSQCYLSTIVLSELYQGIYCSQQLEKNRKSLVELSELLPIEPFDLNAAIEFGKIQSELKRIGKPTGEIDALIASVARSRQDILVTNNIKDFENIPNLQLENWL, from the coding sequence ATGTACTTGCTAGATACTAATATATGCATTGCACTGCTGAATGATAATCCAAAAGTGGTCTCCACATTCAATCGCTTTTTCAGTCAATGCTATCTTTCTACAATCGTCCTTTCAGAGCTTTATCAGGGAATTTACTGTTCTCAACAGCTTGAAAAAAACCGAAAAAGTCTTGTAGAACTGTCCGAGTTATTACCTATTGAGCCATTTGATTTGAATGCTGCTATAGAATTTGGCAAAATTCAGAGTGAATTGAAACGGATTGGTAAACCAACAGGAGAAATTGATGCATTAATTGCGTCTGTTGCTCGTTCCCGTCAAGATATTCTCGTCACCAACAATATTAAAGATTTTGAAAATATACCTAACTTACAATTAGAAAATTGGTTATAA
- a CDS encoding type II toxin-antitoxin system VapC family toxin: MYLLDTNICIALSNQNPQALAQFYAKFNNSYIPTIVLAELYKGAYCSQKIEQNLQRLNEFSSRIIVVPFDKNASEEFGKIQAELRRIGRPTGEIDALIAAVARSRQDILVTNNIKHFENIPNLQLENWL; this comes from the coding sequence GTGTATTTGTTAGATACCAATATTTGTATCGCGCTGAGTAACCAAAACCCTCAAGCGCTAGCACAATTTTATGCAAAATTCAACAACTCTTATATCCCAACAATTGTACTAGCAGAACTTTATAAAGGTGCATATTGCTCTCAAAAAATTGAACAGAATCTTCAAAGATTAAATGAATTCTCTAGTAGAATAATTGTTGTTCCATTCGACAAAAATGCTTCAGAAGAATTTGGCAAAATTCAAGCTGAATTAAGACGAATTGGCAGACCAACAGGTGAAATCGACGCATTGATTGCTGCTGTTGCTCGTTCTCGTCAAGATATTCTTGTCACAAATAATATCAAGCATTTTGAAAATATACCTAACTTACAATTAGAAAACTGGTTATAG
- a CDS encoding DUF1156 domain-containing protein, giving the protein MTNPNPKRPYLFIEKMMPVQILNEQVYYEHGGNPFKGLHRWYSRKPLSFSRASVLASLLPADLTMEEFEYLLGLEPGKEIKLYKTPPSSTRIKKVQDYCEKVWGTLTPTVLDAFAGGGSIPFEAARYGLNVLASDLNPVAVVTMKAAMEYPLKFGPDLQQDIDKWVKWVGDEAEKRLGEFFPSLPGETVQNYLWAHTVVCPSCESVVPLSPNWWLYKRPEKQNLHKWCAVKPIPNLDNKRIDFELVKGRKGKGTTIQTDDGEYDPDTTITISRGVGRCPNCSSVIENDLIYEQGRLGIMSHQLYAVAYRRGDRNLEFRLPQDIDFEAVHKTKDYLEKNLTHWQNLGIIPDIEIPYGHQFAERSSLLQQGIDRWDKVCNPRQIVTLVTYVEIINEAKKFIQEEHESEKADAILAYLALVFDRCVDTNCRLSTWDSSRAGSKRATTQHALNLIWNYPEITGNGELWNSCVDVFASDYVSLCALFGTIPGSTGIPGIEEQHDSKSIQIDAASADNLTHIPDNSVDAIVTDPPYYATIQYAELSDFFYVWLKRTLGDIFPELFYLELTDKDREAVANPSRFRNMGDNPEKLANQDYEAKMAMAFAEYHRVLRDDGVMTVQFNHKDSGAWDVLAKSLIDAGFEITASWAVSTENPQNLHQAQKNAVSSTVLLVCRKRDRQAEQAWWDDVRIAIRNIVFEKAPDIEKSLTEDSRPAADRIADPRRRIKPPGIDLCLTAYGCALSVFTRYSCVLDSAGNQLEPKAAFEEVRQAIVEYRLQNLLEGKDFNGIDPLTQWYILAWDTFEAREFPFDEARQLALAVGGFDVSDLVKKHKLLDSASGYCKLLTPQQRLKKRAFSVIDHEFSARYLVDGLHAIIALYLEEGNTEAVRRFMKTTGLVSNDLFMRTFEVALKVIPRIGDEKKRIPEEKALLDLWLAMDEIKAKVSYVQSELPLSYGQMSLDLFADSSQVFDD; this is encoded by the coding sequence ATGACTAATCCTAACCCAAAACGTCCCTATTTATTTATAGAAAAAATGATGCCCGTGCAAATATTAAACGAGCAAGTTTATTATGAACACGGGGGAAACCCTTTTAAAGGGCTGCATCGTTGGTATTCCCGCAAGCCGTTATCATTTAGTCGCGCCAGTGTTTTGGCTTCGTTGTTACCAGCAGACCTCACAATGGAAGAGTTTGAATATTTGCTGGGGTTGGAACCAGGGAAGGAGATAAAACTTTACAAAACGCCGCCGAGTTCGACAAGAATTAAGAAGGTGCAGGATTATTGCGAAAAAGTTTGGGGAACTCTCACACCCACTGTGTTAGATGCGTTTGCAGGTGGTGGAAGTATTCCGTTTGAAGCAGCGAGATATGGGTTAAATGTGCTGGCTTCTGATTTGAATCCCGTAGCGGTGGTGACAATGAAAGCCGCAATGGAATATCCGTTGAAGTTTGGTCCCGATTTGCAACAAGATATTGATAAATGGGTGAAGTGGGTTGGGGATGAAGCCGAGAAAAGGTTGGGTGAGTTTTTCCCTTCTTTACCAGGGGAAACGGTGCAAAATTATTTATGGGCGCATACAGTTGTTTGTCCAAGTTGTGAGTCTGTTGTTCCGTTAAGTCCAAATTGGTGGTTATATAAACGTCCAGAAAAGCAGAATTTACATAAATGGTGTGCGGTGAAGCCAATTCCTAATCTAGATAATAAGCGGATTGATTTTGAATTAGTTAAGGGTAGAAAAGGTAAGGGGACAACGATTCAAACAGATGATGGGGAATATGACCCTGATACGACAATTACCATTAGCAGAGGCGTAGGTAGATGTCCTAATTGTTCATCAGTAATTGAAAATGACTTAATTTACGAACAGGGTAGGTTAGGAATAATGAGCCATCAACTTTATGCTGTTGCCTATCGAAGAGGAGATAGAAATTTAGAATTTAGACTACCACAAGATATAGATTTTGAAGCTGTACATAAAACGAAAGATTATTTAGAAAAAAACTTAACGCACTGGCAAAATTTAGGAATTATTCCAGATATTGAAATTCCCTATGGTCATCAATTTGCTGAAAGAAGTTCTTTGTTACAGCAAGGTATAGATAGATGGGATAAAGTATGTAATCCACGCCAAATTGTAACGCTTGTGACATATGTGGAAATTATAAATGAAGCTAAAAAATTTATTCAAGAGGAACATGAATCAGAAAAAGCTGATGCTATTTTGGCTTACTTGGCTTTAGTATTTGATAGATGCGTTGATACAAATTGTAGGTTATCAACCTGGGATTCATCAAGGGCTGGTTCAAAAAGAGCTACAACGCAACATGCATTAAATTTGATTTGGAATTACCCTGAGATAACTGGCAACGGTGAACTTTGGAATTCATGTGTTGATGTTTTTGCATCAGATTATGTAAGTCTTTGTGCTTTATTCGGAACCATACCAGGTTCAACAGGTATCCCCGGAATTGAAGAACAACACGACTCAAAATCTATCCAAATCGACGCAGCATCAGCCGATAACTTAACTCACATCCCTGATAACTCAGTCGATGCGATCGTCACAGATCCACCCTACTACGCTACTATCCAATACGCTGAACTTTCAGATTTTTTCTACGTCTGGCTAAAACGCACTTTGGGCGACATCTTCCCTGAATTATTTTACCTAGAACTCACCGACAAAGACCGCGAAGCCGTTGCTAACCCTTCCCGCTTCCGCAACATGGGAGATAACCCCGAAAAACTTGCCAACCAGGATTATGAAGCAAAAATGGCGATGGCGTTCGCCGAATACCACCGCGTGTTGCGTGATGACGGTGTGATGACGGTGCAATTTAACCACAAAGACTCCGGCGCGTGGGATGTTCTCGCAAAGTCCTTGATTGATGCTGGTTTCGAGATTACCGCATCTTGGGCTGTCAGTACCGAAAACCCCCAAAACTTGCACCAAGCACAGAAAAACGCGGTTTCCAGTACCGTACTTTTAGTATGTCGCAAACGCGATCGCCAAGCTGAACAAGCTTGGTGGGATGATGTCCGTATTGCCATTAGAAATATAGTTTTTGAGAAAGCCCCAGATATTGAAAAATCCTTAACCGAAGATTCACGTCCCGCAGCCGATCGCATTGCAGATCCACGTCGTCGTATCAAACCTCCCGGTATTGACTTGTGCTTAACCGCTTATGGTTGTGCTTTAAGCGTCTTCACTAGGTATAGTTGCGTCCTCGACAGTGCAGGAAACCAACTCGAACCCAAAGCAGCATTTGAGGAAGTGCGCCAAGCGATTGTTGAGTACCGACTGCAAAACTTGTTAGAAGGTAAAGACTTCAACGGTATCGACCCCTTAACTCAATGGTACATCTTGGCGTGGGATACTTTTGAAGCAAGGGAGTTTCCTTTTGATGAAGCAAGACAACTCGCTTTAGCAGTCGGCGGTTTTGATGTTTCCGATTTAGTAAAAAAACATAAATTACTCGATTCTGCTAGCGGTTACTGTAAATTACTCACACCACAGCAACGTCTCAAAAAACGCGCCTTCTCTGTCATCGACCACGAATTTTCTGCTCGATACTTAGTTGATGGGCTTCACGCAATTATTGCCCTTTATCTAGAAGAAGGAAATACAGAAGCAGTGCGGAGGTTTATGAAAACTACAGGTTTAGTCAGCAATGATTTATTTATGCGAACATTTGAGGTTGCCTTGAAAGTCATTCCCAGGATTGGGGATGAAAAGAAGCGCATTCCTGAAGAAAAAGCGTTATTAGATTTGTGGCTAGCAATGGATGAAATTAAAGCCAAAGTTTCTTACGTGCAATCTGAGTTACCGTTAAGTTATGGGCAAATGAGTTTAGATTTATTTGCTGACAGTTCACAGGTTTTTGATGACTGA
- a CDS encoding RNA-binding domain-containing protein: protein MPTPREVFENPEWYWSLLTLDSDVKFEDQYFDRKEVGQPEQHGGVSKSQVNALVEQVRECVSAFANANKAGGLLVIGISTKGQARGIDNLTEDQRNRVTNINDMLVNQYAEVKLCDYQETSGYPCKICLIYVPYTKDGICETPGYSPKSWMRKGVQNVPLSDQQRESLRRDKRIIDYEQTYCCSYKPEDVDRGTLDVFRQVYLDEATYEFSDEELLYHAGALDKDSSGNYFFTKVGFLFFASNPQRVLPSSYIRLLRFETNVNEERGLPTFERNFSGSITKQIRDIRTFFQESGFFKAYSKRNPQGGGFIEEPEYPHIAVDEAIVNAVAHRDYAMSIPIECEYYKDAFVVCNSGRIIQRDKDVPAHFSLDDTVLISTPRNPKLIEWLKLMRDQRGIAFVRALSEGTKRMYKEMQALNLPSPDYRVSDAQTKVTLFSRAAEREALLQADSTLQVTEYANLFPLYITIENGKEVDAEYLKQRQGDITSSLKDALVAHGWYIDSSKFGKIIAHRKQSNFQLSKEVCQIVRLYPAYSFQLRHYWGKSYLCIDYTLEVKNICSIEKLLTLFQPNELVSRTAVAQWNGKGWYLGKITSVNHEWSNVYLFDFDKEEQVASSKVIPNLSRELIEQVLRKRKIRFELPQAIKKYSLALEPNAARTRAERTRATAEDIAKTIFPLLTNQMTVLLQPTPVPLFRQGTIGSKLLVRSLSEPTVEFNHGRSSADIRDGITRFGAFGNSPKIIEIVPICTSELRTNMVNLIERLKTGKYKYRGSEKTFSTRFTYSSIVTIPSSDLALDECRRLLKENPNWISNKHLNRIFLVHTPEQGYASDDEVSPYYRIKRLLFENGIPCQMVDTPILHNPDWKDLNLSLNIIAKCGVTPWVLPDALPDADFFIGLSYTQSRRQGSERLMGYANVFSEYGRWEFYSGNTETFAYNERTQYFQTLIEQTLERLNLQETPHIYFHYSAKFSREDRAAILSAARKIKPQGVYSFVWINTHHNVRLYDSRVETDGSLSRGSYVIASPNQIYLSTTGHNPYRKVLGTPQTLEINIWTYHPENAPKSLPDLKALAVQILSLTKLNWASTDSLCAVPITTKYASNIAYLTDAFLRQGSTFQLNKVLEETPWFL, encoded by the coding sequence ATGCCAACTCCAAGAGAAGTGTTTGAAAATCCTGAATGGTATTGGAGTTTACTTACACTTGACTCTGACGTTAAATTTGAAGACCAATATTTTGACCGAAAAGAAGTAGGTCAACCAGAACAGCATGGCGGAGTTAGTAAAAGTCAAGTTAATGCTCTTGTAGAGCAAGTACGAGAGTGTGTTTCTGCATTCGCTAATGCAAATAAAGCAGGCGGACTTCTAGTAATAGGAATTTCTACAAAAGGGCAGGCACGGGGAATTGACAATTTAACAGAAGACCAGAGAAACAGAGTTACAAACATCAATGATATGTTGGTTAATCAGTATGCTGAAGTTAAATTATGTGATTATCAAGAGACGTCTGGTTATCCTTGCAAAATATGTTTAATTTATGTTCCTTATACTAAAGATGGAATTTGTGAAACTCCGGGTTATTCGCCCAAATCTTGGATGAGAAAGGGTGTTCAGAATGTTCCGCTCAGCGACCAACAACGCGAGTCGTTACGACGTGACAAAAGAATTATTGATTACGAACAAACTTACTGTTGTTCTTATAAGCCTGAAGATGTGGATCGAGGTACGCTGGATGTTTTTCGCCAAGTCTATTTAGATGAAGCTACTTATGAGTTTAGTGATGAAGAGTTGCTATATCATGCTGGCGCTTTAGATAAAGATAGTTCAGGGAACTACTTTTTTACCAAAGTAGGGTTCCTCTTCTTTGCATCAAATCCACAAAGAGTTTTACCTTCTTCATACATCCGTCTGCTAAGGTTTGAAACTAATGTTAATGAAGAACGTGGCTTACCAACGTTTGAAAGAAACTTCAGTGGTTCAATTACGAAGCAGATACGAGATATACGGACTTTCTTTCAAGAATCAGGTTTTTTCAAAGCTTATTCAAAGCGAAACCCTCAAGGTGGTGGATTTATTGAGGAACCAGAGTATCCTCACATCGCAGTTGACGAAGCAATTGTTAACGCTGTAGCTCATAGAGATTACGCTATGAGTATCCCAATTGAATGTGAGTATTACAAAGATGCTTTTGTAGTTTGTAATTCGGGGCGAATTATTCAGAGAGATAAAGATGTACCTGCTCATTTTTCACTTGATGATACTGTACTAATCTCAACACCACGCAATCCTAAATTGATTGAGTGGCTTAAGTTAATGAGAGATCAGCGAGGTATTGCTTTCGTAAGGGCATTGAGTGAAGGTACTAAGCGTATGTATAAAGAAATGCAAGCTTTGAACTTGCCTTCTCCAGATTATAGAGTGAGTGATGCACAAACTAAAGTCACTTTATTTAGTAGAGCGGCTGAACGCGAGGCATTACTTCAAGCTGATTCTACGCTTCAAGTCACTGAATATGCAAACTTGTTTCCTCTATATATTACTATTGAAAATGGTAAAGAAGTTGATGCTGAATACCTAAAACAGCGGCAGGGAGATATTACTTCTTCTCTAAAAGATGCTCTAGTAGCTCACGGATGGTATATCGATAGCTCGAAATTTGGCAAGATAATAGCTCACCGAAAACAATCTAATTTTCAGCTATCAAAGGAAGTTTGTCAAATTGTTAGGCTTTATCCAGCATATTCATTTCAGCTACGCCACTACTGGGGAAAGTCCTACCTCTGCATTGATTACACACTTGAAGTAAAAAATATTTGTTCAATAGAAAAACTGCTAACCCTATTTCAACCCAACGAACTAGTAAGTAGAACAGCTGTGGCTCAGTGGAACGGCAAAGGATGGTATCTTGGTAAGATTACTTCAGTAAATCATGAATGGAGTAATGTATACCTATTTGATTTTGATAAGGAAGAGCAGGTTGCTAGCAGTAAAGTTATTCCAAATCTTTCTAGAGAGTTAATTGAGCAAGTGCTACGTAAGCGCAAAATTCGTTTTGAACTTCCTCAAGCCATCAAAAAGTATAGTCTTGCACTGGAGCCTAACGCAGCTCGCACACGCGCTGAAAGAACGAGAGCGACTGCTGAAGATATAGCAAAAACAATATTTCCTTTGCTTACTAATCAGATGACAGTACTGCTGCAACCTACTCCAGTTCCCTTATTTCGGCAAGGCACAATTGGCTCAAAACTTCTAGTGCGTTCCCTCTCTGAACCAACAGTTGAGTTTAATCATGGTCGCTCTTCAGCAGATATTCGGGATGGCATCACAAGATTTGGAGCCTTTGGTAATTCTCCCAAAATTATTGAAATCGTACCAATTTGTACATCAGAATTACGTACAAACATGGTCAATTTGATTGAGAGACTAAAAACTGGTAAATACAAATACCGTGGTTCAGAAAAAACTTTCAGCACACGCTTTACTTATAGCTCGATTGTGACCATTCCTTCCTCTGATTTGGCTTTAGATGAATGTAGGCGATTACTAAAAGAAAATCCAAATTGGATTAGTAACAAGCATCTCAATCGTATATTTCTGGTACATACTCCAGAGCAAGGCTATGCATCTGATGATGAAGTTTCGCCCTATTATCGAATTAAGCGGTTATTGTTTGAAAATGGAATTCCTTGTCAGATGGTTGATACACCGATTCTCCATAATCCAGATTGGAAAGATTTAAACCTATCTTTGAACATCATCGCTAAATGTGGTGTTACCCCGTGGGTACTTCCGGACGCACTCCCTGATGCAGATTTCTTTATTGGTCTTTCTTATACTCAAAGTAGGCGGCAAGGTTCAGAACGACTTATGGGTTACGCTAATGTTTTCAGTGAGTATGGGAGGTGGGAGTTTTACTCTGGTAATACAGAAACTTTTGCTTACAATGAACGCACTCAGTATTTTCAAACATTAATCGAACAAACTCTAGAACGCCTAAATTTGCAAGAGACTCCACATATATACTTTCATTATTCAGCAAAATTTTCTCGTGAAGATCGTGCTGCAATCTTGAGTGCTGCTCGTAAGATTAAACCTCAAGGTGTTTACTCATTTGTCTGGATCAACACTCACCATAATGTCAGGCTTTATGATAGTCGAGTTGAAACCGATGGCAGCCTGAGTCGTGGTAGTTATGTTATTGCATCTCCCAACCAAATCTATCTTTCTACAACAGGACATAACCCCTATCGCAAAGTGCTTGGGACACCTCAAACACTTGAAATAAACATCTGGACATACCACCCAGAGAATGCGCCGAAATCTCTACCGGACTTGAAGGCATTGGCGGTTCAGATTCTGAGTTTGACTAAACTCAACTGGGCTTCTACTGACTCGTTATGTGCTGTACCTATTACAACTAAATATGCAAGTAACATTGCCTACTTAACAGATGCTTTCCTCCGCCAAGGTTCGACCTTTCAACTAAATAAAGTTTTGGAGGAAACACCTTGGTTCCTGTGA
- a CDS encoding DUF7680 family protein, with amino-acid sequence MQEFQLRVVPTDNNNFALELYQCAYKKAGEKKRPSAKRIGRLKGNALVQAKQAIYDCLKANNYDPKTLKSARQSPYILSEESGVNLALLFQTLQPLSKPERIANITKGITAMSNEESHYWFAKISNGKRSQALRAIRVLLGE; translated from the coding sequence ATGCAAGAGTTCCAATTGCGAGTGGTTCCTACAGATAATAATAATTTTGCCCTTGAGTTGTACCAGTGTGCTTATAAAAAAGCTGGAGAAAAAAAGCGTCCTTCTGCCAAGCGCATTGGGCGTTTAAAGGGTAATGCTTTGGTGCAGGCGAAACAGGCAATTTATGATTGTTTGAAAGCTAATAATTATGACCCCAAAACTTTAAAGAGCGCTCGGCAAAGTCCTTATATCTTAAGTGAAGAATCTGGAGTGAATTTAGCTTTACTGTTTCAAACTTTACAACCCCTGTCTAAACCAGAGCGAATTGCTAATATTACTAAAGGAATTACTGCTATGAGTAATGAAGAATCGCACTACTGGTTTGCTAAGATTAGTAATGGGAAACGTTCTCAGGCTTTGAGGGCAATTCGGGTGTTACTAGGGGAATAA